In Poecile atricapillus isolate bPoeAtr1 chromosome 29, bPoeAtr1.hap1, whole genome shotgun sequence, the genomic window ACCAGCGGAAGGCGTGCTTGAATCCCAGCCGGAATCTGCCGCGGCAACGGAGAGACGCGGAACGGGATGAGGGAGTGGGGGAGGATGCGGAATTGCAGAGAAAAACCCAGAATTGCAGAGAAAAACCCAGAATTGCAGAGAAAAACCCGGAATTGCAGAGAAAAACCCAGAATTGCAGAGAAAAACCCggaattccagagaaaaacCCAGAATTGCAGAGAAAAACCCAGAATTGCAGAGAAAAACCCAGAATTGCAGAGAAAAAGGTGGGTGGGGAAAGACAAGGAGGTGAACaaagggatgggatggagaagaacaatgggattgggatggagaacaatgggatgggatggatgtgACCACAGGAATGGGATGGAGATGgccacagggatgggatggagatggccacagggatgggatggagatgACCACAGGATGGGATGGAGATGACCACAGGAACGGGATGGAGATGGCCACAGGGATGGAATTCAGATGGACACAGCAATGGGATGGAGATGGCCACAGGAGCGGGATGGAGATGACCACAGGATGGGATGGAGATGACCACAGGATGGGATGGACATGGCCAAAGGAAGAAGGAGATAAAGCTGAGCTTTTCTAAACATGACAAAATTGTGATCTTTCACCGAGGGGAGGAAAAACCCCAGAGGGAAGCAGAAAACCCCCAGAGATACAGGAAACCCCTGGAGGAACGGGAAACCCTGGAGAAATGGGAAACCCTGGAGATACAGGAAACCCCTGGAGAAATGGGAAACCCCTGGAGAAATGGGAAACCCCTGGAGAAATGGGAAACCCTGGAGATACGGGAAAACCCTGGAGGAACAGGAAACCCCTGGAGAAATGGGAAACTCTGGAGAAATGGGAAACCCTGAAGAAATGAGAAACCCCTGGAGAAATGAGAAATCCCACCAAGAACTGGAAAACCCCCTGTGAACCCCAATTGTGAGTTGACCTTGTTTTGGTTGATGTTCTCCCTCCAAACCCACGGGAATTAAGAACCACTCCAGGTGACAACTGGAAGTGGCAGAGAACACTCCCAAACCACAGAACCATCCCAAAAAACcatcttcatcttctccagGAGCCCACGGAAGCTCACCTGTCGTTGAGGCAGCAGTAGATGATGGGGTTGTACATGGTGGAGCTCATGGCCAACCACATGACGGCCAGGTAGAGCTGCTGGATGGACCTTCTCAGGTACCACTCGGGCCTCAGGTACTGCAGCGTGAAGTACACGTGGTAGGGCAACCAGCAGAGCGCGAAGGTGCACACCACCACGATCATCATCTTCACCACCTGTCACGGGCGACAGCGTCCGGCGGCCGTTACGGCCTCTGGAATGACCATTCCCACCGGGAACGCGTGGTCGGTGTCTCAGTTTGGCCACAGACATGGAGGAGATGTCCACAGGACTCTGCTCCATCTTCAACCCCTCTGGATATTCCAAACTTCTTGACCTTGGTGATCTTCCCAACCCAACCAGGAACATCTCAACTGAACTGTTCTGTGGAGATTGGCCGGGAATCCTCggatcccggaattcccagaatcCCTCACCTTGTGGAGATTGGTCAGGAATCCTCggatcccagaattcccggaattcccgggattcctcACCTTGTGCTTGGCCATGACCTTTGCATGGTTGGGATGAGCCAGGAACCCTTggatcccagaattcctggaattcccagaatccCTCACCTTGTGGAGATTGGCCAGGAATCCTTGGATCCCAGAATTCCTCACCTTGTGCTTGGCCATGACCTTTGCATGGTTGGGATGGGCCGGGAATCGTtggatcccagaattcccggaattcctcACCTTGTGGAGATTGGCCGGGAATCCTCggatcccagaattcccggaattcccgggattcctcACCTTCCTCTTGGCCGACACCTGCTCGTGGTAGCGGTCGGAGGAGTCTCCGGGGATGGCGCTGGCCCAGAGCGTGCGGCCGACGGCGCCGTAGGCGCAGCCGATCACCAGCAGCGGCAGCAGGTACAGCAGCACCGTCATGGAAAAGTGGTacctggagaaggaaaaaaacgGGATAATCCCTCAGGATCCGGTGTTGGGAATGGTGTGGGAGTGttgggaatgctctgggaatgctgggaatgctgtgggatcacCAGGAAtgctctgggagcactgggaatgctctgggaacactgggaatgctgtgggagcattgggaatgctctgggaatgctgagaatgctctgggagcactgggaatgctctgggaatgctctgggagcactgggaatgccaTGGGAGCACCGGGAATGTCGTGGGAGCGTTGGGAATGCcgtgggaatgctgggaatgctgcGGGAGTGTTGGGAATGCTGTGGAAGCATTGGGAATgcactgggaattctgggaatgccGTGGAAGCATTGGGAATGCTCTGGGATCACCAGGAAtgctctgggagcactgggaatgcacTGGGAATGCTCCGAGAATGCCGTGGAAGCAttgggaatgctctgggaattctgggaatgccGTGGAAGCAttgggaatgctctgggaattccaggaatgcTGTGGAAGCAttgggaatgctctgggaattccatgaATGCCGTGGAAGCAttgggaatgctctgggaattccatgaATGCCGTGGAAGCAttgggaatgctctgggaattccaggaatgcTGTGGAAGCAttgggaatgctctgggaattccgggaatgcCGTGGAAGCAttgggaatgctctgggaattccgggaatgcCGTGGAAGCAttgggaatgctctgggaatTCGGGGAATGCTGTGGAAGCAttgggaatgctctgggaattccgggaacGCCGTGGATCAGTGAGAACTTCTGTTAAAGAGGAGTCGCTTTAAAAGGAAATCCAAGAATTCCAGGTTTAACCACAGGAGCAGCGGACGGAGGCTCCGACCTTGcaggaaatcctggaaaaatcctctCTTCCCTAAAAACTGATCCCACAAACTGCTGCCAGCTTGGAAAActtcccaaatcctggaattttatTCCCAAGGCTTTGGGGCCTcttgggtggattttttggggctCCAATCCCATCTCCTGCATCTTCCCAAGGATTTGGAGTCGAATCCAGGCACCTTGGATTgaatcccagctccagagggtgaggaattctctgggaattctccCGTAGGGAACGGGGCCGGCTCAGGCCCCGCTGCTGCTCGCTGCCGGAATCTGATTTTCCCGGCCCTAATTCCATTTGGGATGGAATTTGCGGGGCTGGATTGCGTTTGGCTCATTCCAGAGGCGTCTCGGCGGCTCCAGAGGAGGATTTTGTTGTggttcccatggaattccagatCCTCGGAGCCTCTGGAGGAGCCGCGGGATAACGTCAGCAGCGCAGAGCCTCAATCCCAGAGGGGTCTGGGCTCCCGGAGCCGTTCCAGACGGATCCGGGAATTCTTTTGGGATTCCGGGGCTGGAAGAGCAGCGGGATTTTTCCGCctgcaggattcccaggatcggggaaattcgggaattgCAGCTGGAAGGTTTTTATGATCCGGTGTGGGATGGAGGATCCCGTGGGAATCGCGGGAGGACGGAGCCGCCGCCTCCGTTTCCctggaaaatcccgggaattctggCATGGAAGGGGCTCTGAATTCCCAGAGGATCCGGGGGTGGATCCTCccttccctcaaaatcccaaactgATGGAATTCCTGATCCCTTTGGGAATCCTGATTGAATCCGGATTGAATCCTGCGGAATTCTCGGCTCCAACTGAAATCAGGGAtattttccagggaaaaccCAGCCCTGGTACCCTCGGCACACCGGGATTGTTCTCCCCAGAGGTTTTCCAAaggattcccaaattccaaagGAATTCCCTCCCAGAAATGTTGGAATTCtcctgttttccctgtgttttccacCTGTTTTCCCCGGGAACTGGAAAAATGACGGAATTTTTTCCACCCAGCGCCACAAACAGCAGCTGCCGCCGGAGCGTTCCCAGAATAACCGCTCCGAGGCCACGGAGCCGGGAAAAAGCCGGAATGACGCCTCTGGAATGACCCAAACACCTGTCCCGAGTTATTTAGGGCAGGAAAATCCCATCCCGGATTCCGAGTTCCTCCCAATCCCCAAATTCTTTGGGATTCGCCCATCCATGGATCTCCTTTCCCGGTTTTCCCAGAAAAACGCGGGATGCGGATCCTGATGGATTTAACGGCGGCGTTTCCCTTTGGGATCGGCCTTTGGAAAAATTCCGTCCCAATCAGGGCTGCCTCGATTTGGGCTGGGAATCATTTCCCGTTTTCCTTCAATTTTCCTTCCGTTTCCCACCATTTCCCACcgttttccttccttttcccaccGTTTTCCTTCCGTTTCCCACCATTTCCCACCATTTCTCACCATTTCCCTCCcatttcctggatttcccttGGATTTCCCCCCAGATTTcccccagatttttcctggatttcccttGGATTTCTCCCAGATTTCTCCTCAGATTTCCCCCGGATTTCCCCCGGATTTTCCCGCAGATTTTCCCTCGGATTCCCCTTGgattttcctttggattttCCCGCAGATTTCCTTCAGATTTCCCCCGGATTTCCCTCAGATTTTCCCCCGGATTTCCCCCAGATTTTGCCcagattttccctggattttcccccagattttcccTCAGATTTTCCCCTCAGATTTCCCTTGGATTTCTCATGGATTTTCCCCCAGATTTCCCTCGGACTTCCCCCCGATTTCCCTCCAGATTTTCCCCTGGATTTCCCTTGGATTTCCCTCGGTTTTCCCTCAGATTTCCCCCGGATTTCCCTTGGATTTCCTTCAGATTTCCCTCAGATTCCCTcagattttccctggattttccctggattttcctccAGATTTCCCCCCAGATTTCCCCCAGCTTTCCCCCGGATTTCCCCCGGATTTCCACATTCCCACTCACGTTTTTCCGGACACGGCTCCTCCGGGCTCCGGCCACTCCACGAGGCAGACGGATCTTCCCGGGAGCTCGGCGGTGACGGAGAAATATCCCTGTGGAGCGGCGAGCAGGAGCGCCAGGAGCCAGATCAGCCCCACCAGAGCCTTGGTGGCCGCGGCCGAGAGGCGAGGCCGGAGCGGGTGGATGATGGCAACGTACCTGTGcgggaacagcgggaatgggccgggattcccgggattcgGGGTctgggaacagcgggaatggggcggaattcccgggattctgggtctgggaacagcgggaatgggCCGGGATTCCCAGGATTCTGGGTctgggaacagcgggaatggggCCGAATTCCCGGGATTCGGGGTCTGGGAATagtgggaatggggcaggattcccaggatgtgggaatggtgggaatggggctgggattCCCGGGATGTGGGGATGGGGCCGGGATTCCCAGGATTCTGGGTCTGGGAATAgcgggaatggggctggaattcccgggattcggggtctgggaacagcaggaatgggctggaattcccaggatgtgggaatggggctggaattcccaggattctgGCTctgggaacagcgggaatgggCCAGGATtcttgggatttgggaatggtgggaatggggcCAGAAAATCCTGAGATTCTGGTTctgggaacagcgggaatgggccaggattcccgggattctgggtctgggaacagcaggaatggggcagaattcccgggattctggGTCTGGGAATAGCGGGAATGGGCCAGGATTCCTGGGAtgtgggaacagcaggaatggactggaattcccgggattctggGTCTGGGAATAGCAGGAATGGGCCGGGATTcctgggatgtgggaatggggcCAGAAAATCCCGGGATTCTGGCTctgggaacagcgggaatggggcggaattcccaggattctgGGTctgggaacagcgggaatggggcagaattcctgggattctGGGTCTGGGAATAGCGGGAATGggccaggattcccaggatgtggggatggggctggaattcccaggattctgGCTctgggaacagcgggaatgggctggaattcccgggattctggctctgggaacagcgggaatgggctggaattcccagcatgttgggaatggtgggaaCGGGGCcggaaaatcccgggatttccTTTGGGAACGGTGTGAatcaggctggaaaatcccggcgttccagctctgggaacagcgggaatcgaggctggaaaatcccagggTTTCAtttgggaacagcaggaatggaaatgtgggaatagtaggaatggggctggaaaatcccgggatttcagCTCTGGGAACAGCGGGAACGGGGCTGGAAAATTCCAGAACGTGAGAACAGCATCCTCTAATTCCCTCTCCAGGGAAAACACTGGGAATGAGCTGGAAAATATTCCCGATTTTCCTGctaaaatcctgggatttgggggaatttccaCAGGGACGAGTGCAggattgggatttttcccctcgGGAGTTTGGAGATCCCgattttccctctggaaattccctgggaaatTGACGGATCTCGGAGCGCCCGGGATAATTGGATAATCCAATTGGAACATTTAAAAAGGGAATATTTCTATTAAAGAAATTTCCATAATAAACAGAGGAGATCCCAGTGGGATTCCCGCTGGAATTTTTGATGAgcagcttttctgggaattGCAGGAGGTTATTCCCACTCCAAAgaattttccagctgctttcagCAGAAGCTCCAcggaaaatcgggaattttttTGTCTCCCGCATCCCAAACTCCGCCCGGGCCCCACGGATTTGGATTTTGGCTCCGTTAATTCCGAGTTTTGGGATCAAGGAGgggaatttttccctgattcTGCTCCCCTGGATATTTATCCTCACGGGaattcctgctccatccatTTCCAGGGGATGCTCCAGAGGAAATCCCGGATTTTTCCAGGGGATGCTCCGGAGGAAATTCCGGATTTTTCCAGGGGATGATCCGGAGgaaatcccagatttttccaggGGATGATCTGGAGgaaatcccagatttttccaggGGATGCTCCAGAGgaaatcccagatttttccaggGGATGCTCCGGAGgaaatcccagatttttccaggGGCTGCTCCGTGAAATCCCAGTTTAGGGAaggccagagctgggatttgatTTTGGAAATCAGCCCGGGCACCGCCGCttttcctggaaaactgggGGGAAATGGATTTCCCGCCTTTTTCCCATGTGAACCCATTCCCAAGAAAAGCCGGGAAGAGCCGTTGGAAGCGCCCTGGATCCGGCACATCCCAAACAAAGGACGGGGCCGGGATTTGGGAGCCCCGGGAGCTGCCGGGCCCTGAAtcctttgggattttcctgcGGCTCCTCCGTGCCAGCCCCGATCCCAAATTTCCTGCCATTGTCCGGAGCGTTCGGAACAGCTTCCGGCTGTTTTTCCTTCGTGCccggagctggagcagctccagggaaaggaggggatggggggaaaTTCCAGCAAAAAAATCCCGCACGAATCCACGGAGGATCCCGCGAAAAAAATTCCACCGGGGGATTCCCGGAGGATTCCCGGGAATGTCCCGAGGTTGGGAAGGAACCGGATGGGATTTGAGGTCCTTCCCAACTCCAGCCATCCCGGGATTCCCAGATCCCATGGATCAGTCCCAGCTTGGGGAtctctgctgggttttttccaagtttttccGTATCCTGGGAATTgcgggagaggagctggggaggatCCCAAAGCTCCCCCGGATCCCATCGGGAGTTTGGGAATGTGAGGCTCCTTCCAGGCCATTCCCTGGCTTTGGTTTTGGAAATTGGGAattccagcctggccctgctgctcctgatcCCGGTGCTGCCCcttcccgatcccaatcccgatcctggctctccccaatcccaatcccggTGCTGCCgcatcccaatcccgatcctgatcccaatcccggctctccccaatcccaatcctggctctccctgatcccattcccgatcccggCTCTGctcattcccaatcccaatcccggCTCTCTCCAATCCTGATCCCGGCTCTCCCTGATCCCGGCTCTCCCCAgtcccaatcccagctctccccgATCCCAATCCCGGCTCTCTCCAGTCCCGATCCCGGCTCTGCCCAATCCTGATCCCGGCTCTCCCTGATCCCTGTccctgaccactgaccactgacccctgacccctgaccACTGGCCACTGACCACCCCTGACCcctgaccactgacccctgacccctgacccctgaccactgacccctgacccctgaccacccctgaccactgaccactgacccctgacccctgaccactgacccctgacccctgaccactgacccctgacccctgaccactgaccactgacccctgacccctgaccccgaccactgacccctgacccctgaccactgaccactgacccctgaccactgaccactgaccaccactgacccctgacccctgaccccagaccactgaccactgacccctgacccctgaccactgacccctgaccaccactgacccctgaccactgacccctgaccactgaccactgacccctgaccaTCACTGGCccctgaccactgaccactgaccactgaccactgacccgTCCTTGGGCTCCAACCACTGCTGCCCGCTGCCCGCTgcccactgaccactgacccctgacctGTCCCTGGGCTCCAACCACTGCTGACCACTAACCcctgaccactgacccctgacctCTGACCACTGACCACCCCTGCCCGCTGCCCCCTGCCCGCTGCCCGCTGACCTGTCGAGCGCGATGGCCGTCATGGAGTAGATGCTGGCGAAGACGGCGGCGATGGGGAAGAAGTTGTGGAAGCGGCAGTAGGCGTGGCCGAAGTACCACTCGTTGTGCACGGCATAGCTGAAGTTCACCACCGTGTTGAGCGCCGCCATGGAGGCCTCGGCGAAGGCCAGGTTGACCAGCAGGTAATTGGTGACCGTGCGCATCCTCTTGTGGGCCAGCACGATCCACATCACCACGGCGTTGCCCACCACGGCCACCACCACGATGAGGGCGTAAGCCGCGGCCCACAGGGCCACCTGCCACGGCGCCTGCACGAAGGGGTTGGACCACGACTCGTTCTGGGAGGAGTTGAGGTGCTCCAGCTCCGCCGAGAGCGCCGGGGATTCGTCCATGGCCCCGGGgattggggtctggggtcttcctcttccctggcccagctgctttggggtctggggttCTCCCGGCCCAGCTGTTTTGGGGTGTGGAGtccccctggcccagctgttttggggtctggggtcctcCTGGCCACTGGTCCAGCGGCTTTGGGGTGTGGGGTTCTCCTGGCCCAgctgttttggggtctggggtccccctggcccagctgttttggggtctggggtcctcCCAGTCCAGTGGCTTCAGGGTCCTCCCGGTCCTCCCGGTCCAGCGGCTTTGAGGTCTGGGGTTCTCCTGGCCcagctgttttggggtccccctggcccagctgttttggggtgtggggtccccctggcccagctgttttggggtgtggggtccccctggcccagctgttttggggtgtggggtccccctggcccagctgttttggggtgtgggatccccctggcccagctgttttggggtgtggggttctcccagcccagctgttttggggtgtggagtccccctggcccagctgttttggggtgcagagccctcctggtTTTGGGTGCAGCAGGGTCAGTGCAGAGccagttttggggtgcaggaccTGGCTCGGGGGGGCAGcaattttggggtgcaggaccTGCCCCAGGGTGCAgcgggtttggggtgcaggaccTGCCTGGTTTAGGGTGCAGCAGGGTCAGTGCAGAGccagttttggggtgcaggaccTGGCTCAGGGGGGCAGcggatttggggtgcaggaccTGGCAGGACCTGGCTCGAGGGGCAGcaggtttggggtgcaggggtagcaggtttggggtgcaggaccCGACTGAGGGGGGCAGcggatttggggtgcaggaccCGGCCCAAGGACAgcgggtttggggtgcaggaccTGGCAGGACCCGGCTCAGGGGGCAgcgggtttggggtgcaggaccCGGCTCAGGGGGCAgcgggtttggggtgcaggaccCGGCTCAGGGGGCAgcgggtttggggtgcaggaccTGGCTCGGGGGGCAGCGGGTTTGGGGTTCAGGTTCCTCCTGATTCGGTGTTCGGTTTCCTCCCGGTTCGGGGTTCAGATCCCTCCTGGTTCGGGGTTTGGATCCCTCCCGGTTTGGGGTTCAGGTTCCTCCCGGTGCCGGTGCAGCGCAGCAGGTGCGGATCCCTCCCTGTTCGGGGTTTGGATTCCTCCCGGTTCGGGGTTCGGGTCCCTCCCAGTTCGGGGTTCAGGTCCCTCCTGGTTCGCGGTGCGGGTCCCTCCCGGTGCCGGTGCAGCGCAGCAGGTGCGGATCCCTCCCGGTTCGGGGTTTGGATCCCTCCCGGTTCGGGATTTGGATCCCTCCCGGTTTGGGGTTCGGGTTCCTCCCGGTGCCGGTGCAGCGCAGCAGGTGCGGATCCCTCCCGGTTCGGGGTTCGGATCCCTCCCGGTTCGGGGTTCGGTTTCCTCCCGGTTCGGGGTTCGGTTTCCTCCCGGTTCGGGGTTCGGGTCCCTCCTGGTGCCGGTGCAGCGCAGCAGGTGCGGATTCCTCCCGGTTCGGGGTTTGGATTCCTCCCGGTTCGGGGTTTGGATTCCTCCCGGTTCGGGGTTTGGATTCCTCCCGGTTCGGGGTTCGGGTCCCTCCCGGTTCGGGATTCAGGCGCTTCGGGGAGCAGCAGGCTCAGGATGCGGCTCCTCTCGGTACCTGATGCAGCCGGTTCAGGATGCGAATTCCCGGTTCGGGATGCGGATTCCCGGTTCAGGATGCGGATCCCGCTCGGTTCGGGGTGCGGATTCCCGGTTCGGGGTGCGGATCCCGCTCGGTTCGGGATGCGGATCCCGCTCGGTTCAGGATGCGGATTCCCCGGTTCGGGATGCGGATCCCGCTCGGTTCGGGGTGCGAATTCCCCGGTTCAGGATGCGGATTCCCGGTTCGGGCTGCGGATCCCGTTGGGTTCGGGCCCGGGCACAGCCGGTGCCGCGGACCCGACTGCAGCGGGCGAGGCAGGAGCGGAGCTTTTATGGGCGGCGCGGGCGGTGCCAGAACCGGGTGGGCAGAGCCGGCCCGGGGACAGCCCTCCCCCGGTCCCCCGGTCCCCCGGTCCCCTCCCCGagcccctgtcccctcccttgTCCCCTCCCCGGTCCTTTCCCTCGACCCCCGATCTCCTCCCCGGTCCCCCCGGTCCCCTCCCCGACCCCCGGTCCCCTCCCCGGTCCCCTCCCGGTCTCCCCGGTCCCCTCCCCGGTCCCCTCCCCGGTCTCCCCGGTCCCCTCCCCGGTCCCCCCGGTCCCTTCCCCCgaccctctgtcccctccccggtccccctgtcccctcccttgtcccctcccctgtcccctcccggtcCCCCGGTCCCCTCTCCGGTTCCCTCCcggtcccccctgtcccctcccggtcCCCCCGGTCTCTTCTCCCGACCCCCggtcccctcccctgtcccctccccgtgccCCTGTCGCCTCCCCGGTCCCTTCCCCCGACCCTCGGTCCCCTCCCGGTCCCCCGGGTCCCCTCCCCGGTCCTCCCGGTCCCTTCCCCGagcccctgtcccctccccggtcCCCTCCCGGTCCCCCCCGTCCCCTCCCCGCTCCCCCGGTCCCCTCCCCGCTCCTTTCCCCgaccccctgtcccctccccggtcCCCTCCCGGTCCCTCCCGGTCCCTCCGGTCCCCCCGGTCCCTCCGGTCCCTCCCGGTCCCCTCCCTCTCCCGGGGGCTCCGcaggccccgccgccgccgccgctgccggtCCCGAGCTCCCGCTGGAAGCGGCTCCTGCGCCTTTCCAGCCCTTCCCgatccccattttccctcccccCGCTCCCAAAATCTCCCCGCGCGCTCCTGGGGACCGAAAAGCGGCAGGAATTGAGAGATCCCGGGAACGGCAAAGCTCCGGGATTGTATCCGTGATTCATTTATCCATCATTCATTTATCCGTCATTAATTTATCCATCATTTTATCCATCATTTTATCCATGATTAATTAATCCATCATTAATTTATCCATCATTTTATCCATCATTAATTTATCCATCATTTTATCCATCACTTTATCCAAGATTATTTATCCatgattaatttatttatcattttatcCATGATTTTATCCATGGTTTTATCCATGATTTTATCCAGCATTTTATCCATCATTTTATCCATCATTATTTTATCCATCATTTTATCCATGATTTTATCCATGATTTTATCCAGGATTAATTTATCCATCATTTTATCCATCATTTTATCCATGATGATTTTATCCATGGTTAATTCATCCATGAATTTATCCATCATTTTATCCATGATTAATTTATCCATGAATTTATCCATCATTTTATCCATGATTACTTTATCCATAATTTTATCCATGATTAATTTATCCAAGATTAATTTATCCAAGATTAATTTATCCATGATTTTATCCATGATTTTATCCATGATGATTTTATCCATGGTTAATTCATCCATGATTGATTTTATCCCCGATTAATTTATCCCTGATTAATTTATCCctgatttttatctttatttctcCCGAACCAGCCCTGGGATCGCTCCCAGCGCTTCCCATTCcctctccacaaaattccctctccaTGAAATTCCTTCTCCATGAAATTCCTTCCATGAAATTCCTTCCATAAAAATTCCCTCTCCATAAAAATTCCCTCTCCATGAAATTCCTTCCATAAAATTCcctctccacaaaattccctctccaCGAAATTCCTTCTCCATGAAATTCCCTCTCCATGAAATTCCCTCTCCATAAAAATTCCCTCTCCATGAAATTCCCTCTCCATAAAAATTCCCTCTCCATGAAATTccttccacaaaattccctctccaCGAAATTCCTTCCATAAAATTCcctctccacaaaattccctctccaTGAAAATCCCTCCTCTCCCGGTGGCTGGAATTTAATTAAAGTGGGAGCCGGGAATTCTGCCGGGAATTCCGCTGGGAATTCTGCCGGGAATTCCGCGGGGAATTCTGCCGGGAATTCTGCCGGGAATTCCGCGGGGAATTCTGCCGGGAATTCTGCCGGGAATTCCGCCGGGAATTCTGCTGGGAATTCCGCCGGGAATTCCGCCGGCAGCGCCGCTTTTCCCGCAGGGATGGCCCGGggatgatcccaaatcccggttTTTGCCGGGAAGAGGAGCCGCTCCAGGTAAATCCCGGAGGAATTGGGGATGGAAACTTCTGGAATTCTTGGGTTGTGGAGGGAGGACGATCCCGGGGTTTATTCCAGGCGGGATCGCGGCGTTTCCAGGGGGATCCAGAGGGGTCCGGGATGGGTCCTGAGGCTCCTGATGGcagcattcccaaaaaaactgggaatgtgggaatgggagccgggaatgagggaatgggaGCTGGGAA contains:
- the TACR1 gene encoding substance-P receptor isoform X1; translation: MDESPALSAELEHLNSSQNESWSNPFVQAPWQVALWAAAYALIVVVAVVGNAVVMWIVLAHKRMRTVTNYLLVNLAFAEASMAALNTVVNFSYAVHNEWYFGHAYCRFHNFFPIAAVFASIYSMTAIALDRYVAIIHPLRPRLSAAATKALVGLIWLLALLLAAPQGYFSVTAELPGRSVCLVEWPEPGGAVSGKTYHFSMTVLLYLLPLLVIGCAYGAVGRTLWASAIPGDSSDRYHEQVSAKRKVRNPGNSGNSGIRGFPANLHKNSSVEMFLVGLGRSPRSRSLEYPEGLKMEQSPVDISSMSVAKLRHRPRVPGGNGHSRGRNGRRTLSPVTGGEDDDRGGVHLRALLVALPRVLHAAVPEARVVPEKVHPAALPGRHVVGHELHHVQPHHLLLPQRQIPAGIQARLPLVSVRQCRRLRGSGAALGAVPAHARLRVQAQPHRHRHRGLGAGRDRRGTGRAGPCRAPFPGCHLQRFLPQRFQDGLRELQLLLQHPHLGVSPRRHRAGVSRAVFPSLFPGIGSVCSVAGPGTGNVLLPGWRWRRCRNGTKPGFSPGFRCWPVFPCSLRGRRTSRGSPGVSHPMEDNSLLPSFISFSLLDIRGILNPKMAFSSSMGNHRPRRRSRSSCTALDHLWCPHLLLLVSCCRSKPAHRSGDSQGIT
- the TACR1 gene encoding substance-P receptor isoform X2, producing MDESPALSAELEHLNSSQNESWSNPFVQAPWQVALWAAAYALIVVVAVVGNAVVMWIVLAHKRMRTVTNYLLVNLAFAEASMAALNTVVNFSYAVHNEWYFGHAYCRFHNFFPIAAVFASIYSMTAIALDRYVAIIHPLRPRLSAAATKALVGLIWLLALLLAAPQGYFSVTAELPGRSVCLVEWPEPGGAVSGKTYHFSMTVLLYLLPLLVIGCAYGAVGRTLWASAIPGDSSDRYHEQVSAKRKVVKMMIVVVCTFALCWLPYHVYFTLQYLRPEWYLRRSIQQLYLAVMWLAMSSTMYNPIIYCCLNDRFRLGFKHAFRWCPCVSAGDYEGLELRSARFLHTHGSVSKLSRTDTATVASALGATDEEPDEPGRAERLSLDVTSNGSSRSDSKTVSESFSFYSNTPT
- the TACR1 gene encoding substance-P receptor isoform X5, encoding MDESPALSAELEHLNSSQNESWSNPFVQAPWQVALWAAAYALIVVVAVVGNAVVMWIVLAHKRMRTVTNYLLVNLAFAEASMAALNTVVNFSYAVHNEWYFGHAYCRFHNFFPIAAVFASIYSMTAIALDRYVAIIHPLRPRLSAAATKALVGLIWLLALLLAAPQGYFSVTAELPGRSVCLVEWPEPGGAVSGKTYHFSMTVLLYLLPLLVIGCAYGAVGRTLWASAIPGDSSDRYHEQVSAKRKVRNPGNSGNSGIRGFPANLHKVRNSGIQGFLANLHKVRNPGNSGNSGIRGFLTNLHKVRDSGNSGIRGFPANLHRTVQLRCSWLGWEDHQGQEVWNIQRG
- the TACR1 gene encoding substance-P receptor isoform X4, which gives rise to MDESPALSAELEHLNSSQNESWSNPFVQAPWQVALWAAAYALIVVVAVVGNAVVMWIVLAHKRMRTVTNYLLVNLAFAEASMAALNTVVNFSYAVHNEWYFGHAYCRFHNFFPIAAVFASIYSMTAIALDRYVAIIHPLRPRLSAAATKALVGLIWLLALLLAAPQGYFSVTAELPGRSVCLVEWPEPGGAVSGKTYHFSMTVLLYLLPLLVIGCAYGAVGRTLWASAIPGDSSDRYHEQVSAKRKVRNPGNSGNSGIRGFPANLHKVRNSGNSGIQRFPAHPNHAKVMAKHKVRNSGIQGFLANLHKVRDSGNSGIRGFPANLHRTVQLRCSWLGWEDHQGQEVWNIQRG
- the TACR1 gene encoding substance-P receptor isoform X3 encodes the protein MDESPALSAELEHLNSSQNESWSNPFVQAPWQVALWAAAYALIVVVAVVGNAVVMWIVLAHKRMRTVTNYLLVNLAFAEASMAALNTVVNFSYAVHNEWYFGHAYCRFHNFFPIAAVFASIYSMTAIALDRYVAIIHPLRPRLSAAATKALVGLIWLLALLLAAPQGYFSVTAELPGRSVCLVEWPEPGGAVSGKTYHFSMTVLLYLLPLLVIGCAYGAVGRTLWASAIPGDSSDRYHEQVSAKRKVRNPGNSGNSGIRGFPANLHKVRNSGNSGIQRFPAHPNHAKVMAKHKVRNSGIQGFLANLHKVRNPGNSGNSGIRGFLTNLHKVRDSGNSGIRGFPANLHRTVQLRCSWLGWEDHQGQEVWNIQRG